The sequence below is a genomic window from Nocardia fluminea.
CGGAACGGTCCCGATCGAGGCGACTCCCACCTATCTCGCGTGGCTCGCCGAATTCGAGCCGATGCACCAGGTGTTCCTCGGCGTCCGCTCGATCCTGTACTTCGACGCCAGCTACACGGCCGGTCTGGATCGCGGCATCTGGATGTCGCTGCTCGGCATCGCGATCGCCCTCGTTCTCGGCACGATCATCACCCGCTACTACGACTACAAGGGCCTGCACCGCAAGCACACCGCGGCCGCCTGACCCCCGGCGACCCGCTCGCCACTACCCGGCAGCCGGGTGTTACTCAGCAGCCGGGCCACTACTACCCGGCAGCCGGGCCACCGCTACTCGACAGCCAGGTGTCACTCGGCAGCCGGGTCGCCCGCTATTCGGCAGCCGGGTCGGTCGACGCGGGCAGCGGCACGATCGGCAGCCATCCCGCGATCTCCCCGGCCCTTGTCCCCGACGCACTCACCACCCCCGCCCGCACCGCGTCGTCGAACGCGAGCAGCCCCGTAGCCAGCAACAACCAGGTCCGAGCATCGGTCTCCACCACGTTCGGCGGATTCCCCCGCGTATGCCGAGGCCCCTCGATGCACTGCACCGCCACGAACGGCGGCACCCGTACCTCCACCGAATGCCCCGGCGCACTCCCCGCCAAGGCCCGCACCGTCCCCTTCACCGCGGCCCCCAACTCCCGCCGCCCCGGCACCGGCAACCCCGGATCCCGCAACCACTCCCCCACACCCAACACCGCCGCCCGCACCTCCGCGGGATCGACCACATTCCGTCCAGCCATACCGGAGACGCTACCGATCTCCTACAGATCGGAGCCCGCTAGCCAGATCTCCGAATTGTCTAGTCGATTAGACTTGATTCCGTAAAATCGCCTAGACTATTCTTGTGATTGCACCGGAACCTACGCGCACGACCTTGAAGCGCCTCGTTGCAGCCGGATTCACCAGCCGCCCCGGCAAAGGCAGCCATACCATGTGGATCTGTAAACACGGAGTCGTCACGGTGACCGTGGCTTCCGGGCACAACTCACAGTCTCCCGGAGTAGTGCGGACTGTGAACAAGGCGATCGCGCAGTGCAAGGAACAATGCACGGAGGAAGCATGACCACCTACCAGATCGATGTGTCCCGAGACGACCGCTGGTGGATGATCCGAATCCCGCAGCTGGACGGGGTCAACGGCAATATCGAAGGTCTCACCCAGGCACGCCGCTACGCCGACATCACCAAGGAAGCAACCGACTACATCTGCACGGTCGCCGACGTGGCTCCCTCGACCGTCGAACTCGCGATCACTGCCCACGTGGGTGGCACGGACGTGACAGCCGCCGCGGAAGAGGTCTCGCAAGCACGCGCGGAGGCAGCCCGCCAGGAAGCGCACGCCATGAAAGTCGCGACGGCGACCGCCCGGCGATTGGCTGCCGACGGCGTGCCGGTCCGCGACATCGGCGCCGTCCTCGGGGTCACATTCCAGCGGGCATCACAGCTGGCCAATTCCTGACCCGGCGCTTTTCGGACCCGACCTCGATCGGTTGCCCGATGGCGAGAGCGAGTGCGGGTCGTCGTACATTCGTCCTATGAGTGTCAACGGTCCTCTCGAGCCGACAACGCTGCGATTGCGCGCTTCCGACGGGCTCACCCTGGTTGCCGACAGCTTCGGTGCGCAGGGCGGCCCGTTGGTCGTGATGCTGCACGGGGGTGGACAGAACCGGTATTCGTGGAAGCGGACGGGGCGGGCGCTGGCCGCGGCGGGGATGCGGGTTGTCACCGTGGACGCGCGGGGGCACGGTGACAGCGATTGGTCGCCCGAGGCGGACTACTCGAGGAATGTGATGGTCGCCGACCTGCACGCCGTGCTCGAGCAGCTCGGTGCGACGCCGGAGGCCGGCGCGGTGGTGGTCGGGGCGAGCATGGGCGGGATCACCGGTCTGCTCGCCACCGCGACGCCGGGTGGGAGCGCGATCCGGGCGCTCGTCCTGGTCGACATCGTGCCCCGCTCGGAGTCCACCGGCGTGCAACGCGTCATGGACTTCCTCGGCAGGCACCGCGACGGTTTCGACACCCTCGACCAGGTGGCCGACGCGGTCGCCGCCTACCTGCCACACCGCCCGCGCCCCGACAACGCCGACGGTCTGCTGCGCAACCTGCGTCAGCGGGACGGCCGCTGGTACTGGCACTGGGACCCCGACCTGATCAGCGACGTCAACGACGACCCGGACGCCCGCATCGTCGAGATGGAAGCC
It includes:
- a CDS encoding sterol carrier family protein, with the translated sequence MAGRNVVDPAEVRAAVLGVGEWLRDPGLPVPGRRELGAAVKGTVRALAGSAPGHSVEVRVPPFVAVQCIEGPRHTRGNPPNVVETDARTWLLLATGLLAFDDAVRAGVVSASGTRAGEIAGWLPIVPLPASTDPAAE
- a CDS encoding HicB family toxin-antitoxin system, with amino-acid sequence MTTYQIDVSRDDRWWMIRIPQLDGVNGNIEGLTQARRYADITKEATDYICTVADVAPSTVELAITAHVGGTDVTAAAEEVSQARAEAARQEAHAMKVATATARRLAADGVPVRDIGAVLGVTFQRASQLANS
- a CDS encoding alpha/beta fold hydrolase, with translation MSVNGPLEPTTLRLRASDGLTLVADSFGAQGGPLVVMLHGGGQNRYSWKRTGRALAAAGMRVVTVDARGHGDSDWSPEADYSRNVMVADLHAVLEQLGATPEAGAVVVGASMGGITGLLATATPGGSAIRALVLVDIVPRSESTGVQRVMDFLGRHRDGFDTLDQVADAVAAYLPHRPRPDNADGLLRNLRQRDGRWYWHWDPDLISDVNDDPDARIVEMEAAAEALTIPVLLIRGGKSDVVSDEGAAAFLALAPHARLAEISAAAHTAAGDDNDAFTEAVAGFVATA